The Urbifossiella limnaea genome has a window encoding:
- a CDS encoding Mu transposase domain-containing protein, with product MRRPNEKGHVEAMVGFARRNFLVPVPAADSWEALNAELVRRCTDDLVRQLRGKDRPKGELLAAERSSLRPLPGNRFESRRVGMADANSLSLVRFDGNDYSVPTAYAHHPITIVGGLDEARLVCRDHLVARPRRHWRGAPGSGGR from the coding sequence GTGCGGCGGCCGAACGAGAAGGGGCACGTCGAGGCGATGGTCGGGTTCGCCCGCCGCAACTTCCTCGTCCCCGTCCCGGCGGCCGACTCGTGGGAGGCACTCAACGCCGAGCTGGTCCGGCGGTGTACGGACGACCTGGTCCGACAACTTCGTGGCAAGGACCGGCCGAAGGGGGAGTTGTTGGCCGCCGAGCGGTCGTCACTGCGGCCGCTGCCGGGGAACCGGTTCGAGTCGCGGCGGGTGGGGATGGCGGACGCGAACTCGCTGTCGCTGGTCCGGTTCGACGGGAACGACTACTCGGTCCCGACGGCGTATGCCCACCACCCGATCACCATCGTCGGCGGCCTGGACGAGGCGCGGCTGGTGTGTCGGGATCACCTGGTGGCCCGGCCCCGTCGGCACTGGCGAGGAGCACCTGGGAGCGGCGGACGGTGA